The DNA window CAGGAGCGGCAGTTGCAGGAGCAGCAACAGAAGCAGGACCAGCAGAAGCAGCAGTCCCAGCCGTCGCCGGAGTCCCAGTCCCCTCAGTCCCCTGAGGCGCAGGGAGCGCAGAAGAACTAGCAGGCAGGCCAGGACAGGGGACAGCAAGGCAGCAAATAAAGGGACAGCAAACAGGAAGGGGATCATGGAGAATCATGGAGCACAAGGCGCCGAGAGGGACAAGGGACATCATGCCCGAGGAGATGTCCCTCTGGCACAGGATAGAGGATACTGTAAGGCGCGTATGCGAACGGGCCGGGTACGGCGAGATACGCACTCCCATATTCGAGCATACAGAGCTCTTCGAGCGTGGCATCGGCCAGGTTACGGACATTGTGGAAAAGGAGATGTATACGTTCCTTGATAAGGCTGGGCGGAGCATCACCCTCCGGCCCGAGGGCACGGCCTCGGTGGCTCGTGCCTTTCTCGAGCACAAGCTGTATTCCAGGCCCCAGCCCACGAAGTTCTATTACATCGGCCCGATGTTTAGGTACGAGCGGCCGCAGTCCGGCCGGTACCGCCAGTTCTGGCAGTTCGGCGTGGAGGCCCTGGGCTCTCGGGATCCGGCAATAGACGTCGAGGTGATTGGCATACTCATCGAAATCTACAGGCAGCTTGGCCTGGGCGGGTTTGAGGTCCAGCTCAACACGATCGGCTGCCCCAGGTGCCGGCCCAGGTACAGGGATGAGTTGCGTTCATACCTCGAAGGCCGGGCCGGCGACCTGTGCGGGGATTGCAGGAGGAGGCTGGCCCGCAATCCGCTCAGGCTCCTGGATTGCAAGGAGCCTGGCTGCCAGAAGGCAATAAGCGAGGTGCCCCCGATCTTTGAATTCCTCTGCGATGAGTGCCGGGAGCATTTCGAGGGCGTCAAGGCCTTCCTTACTGTCCTCGGAATCGCCTTTGTCATAAACCCCAGGATCGTGAGGGGCCTGGACTACTATACCAAAACCGTGTTTGAGGTCGTCCACAGTGAGCTGGGCGCTCAGGACGTGCTCGGTGCGGGGGGGAGGTATGATGGCCTGGTCGAGGAGTGCGGTGGGCCCTCGACGCCGGGAGTGGGATTTGCCGCAGGAATCGACAGGGCCATCCAGGTCCTGAGCTCCAGGGTGAGCTCCAGGGTGGGCACTGAGGAGAAACACGATGCGGGTGCAGGCGAGGGCAGTTCTACCGGTGCGACCGGGCTCGATGCCTATATAGCCCCTGTGGGGCCCGAGGCGAAGAGCAAGGCCCTCGAGCTTGCCTTCGCACTGCGCCGGGGGACCGGCGAAGCAGGGGCATGCGGCGAGGGCGGCGAGGGCGAGGGTTGCCTCAGGGTTGAGACGGACTTCATGGGCCGGAGCCTCAAAGCCCAAATGAAGTTCGCGGACAAGCTCGGTGCCAGGTGGGTTGTGATCATAGGTGAGGATGAGGTCCGCCGCGGCGTGGTCCTTCTCAGGGATATGTCCACCGGGGACCAAGAGGAGGTCCCCGTCGCCGATATCGCAAAGAGGCTTTCTATGGCCGGCGGGCAGGTTGGGCCAGCGGCCAGCAGGCTGATTGAACCAGCGGGTGCGGAACCGGGATGCTCGGCTTCGAGCTCAGGTTGCGGGAGCCGGGGCCAGGAGCAGCAGTGCAATGCCGTGACCCATTACCGCACGCGCATGTGCGGGGAGCTCGGGAAGGCGGATGTGGGCTCCCGCGTCACCTTGTCGGGGTGGGTCCAGAAGCGCCGGGACCTTGGTGGCCTGATCTTCGTAGATTTGAGGGACAGGTCCGGGGTTGTCCAGGTGGTATTCAATCCGGATGTGGACAGGGGCGCCTACGACCTGGCCCAGGAGATAAGGAGCGAGTATGTCATAAGAGTGGAGGGTGAGGTGGCGGCCCGGCCTGAAGGCACCATTAATCCTGGCATCCCCACAGGGGAGATCGAGGTCAGGGTGCGCACGCTTCAGGTCCTCAACTCCGCCAAGACTCCCCCCTTTTACATTGTCGAGGATGTCGATGCCGATGAGACCTTGCGCCTAAAGTACCGGTATCTCGACCTTCGCAGGCCCGATATGCAGCGTAACCTCATCTTGAGGCACAGGGTTACGATGGCTATCCGGAGGCATCTCGATGCCGGGGGCTTCGTTGAGATCGAGACTCCCATGCTCACGCGGAGCACGCCTGAGGGCGCACGGGACTATGTGGTCCCCAGCAGGGTGAACCCGGGGTGTTTCTATGCCCTGCCCCAATCCCCCCAGCTTTTCAAGCAGCTCTTGATGGTGGCAGGCATGGACAAGTATTTCCAGATAGTCCGCTGCTTCAGGGATGAGGACCTGAGGGCCGACAGGCAGCCCGAATTCACTCAGATCGACATGGAGATGTCCTTTGTAGAGCCGGAGGATGTCATGGCATGCGCCGAAGGGATGGTTGCGGAGGTCGTCCGCGAGGCGACGGGCCGGAGCGTGAAAAGGCCATTCCCGCGGCTCACCTACCGGGAGGCCATGGAGCGTTATGGCTCGGACAAGCCCGACATCCGCTTCGGTATGGAGCTCAAAGATATATCGGACGTGGTGGCGGGCTCGGACTTCAGGGTGTTCAGCGAGTGTATAGCGGGCGGGGGCAAGGTGAAGGCCATCGCGGTTCCAGGGGGCGCGGGGTTCTCGAGGAAAGAGATAGATGGCCTCGCGGATTTCGTGAAGAATTGTGGGGCCAGGGGCCTGGCCTGGATCGCGGTGGAAGGGGATGCAGGAGGGAAAGCCGGCTTCCGCTCGCCGATAGTCAAGTTCCTTGATGCTGGTACGCTCACGGGGATCGCGAATGTGACAGGGGCCTCTGTGGGGGACCTGATCCTGATCGTGGCCGACTCGCCCGCGGTTGTATCGGAGGCCCTGGGGCGCCTGAGGGTCCACCTCGCAAGGAGTCTCGGGCTTATCGGAGGC is part of the Bacillota bacterium genome and encodes:
- the aspS gene encoding aspartate--tRNA ligase, encoding MCGELGKADVGSRVTLSGWVQKRRDLGGLIFVDLRDRSGVVQVVFNPDVDRGAYDLAQEIRSEYVIRVEGEVAARPEGTINPGIPTGEIEVRVRTLQVLNSAKTPPFYIVEDVDADETLRLKYRYLDLRRPDMQRNLILRHRVTMAIRRHLDAGGFVEIETPMLTRSTPEGARDYVVPSRVNPGCFYALPQSPQLFKQLLMVAGMDKYFQIVRCFRDEDLRADRQPEFTQIDMEMSFVEPEDVMACAEGMVAEVVREATGRSVKRPFPRLTYREAMERYGSDKPDIRFGMELKDISDVVAGSDFRVFSECIAGGGKVKAIAVPGGAGFSRKEIDGLADFVKNCGARGLAWIAVEGDAGGKAGFRSPIVKFLDAGTLTGIANVTGASVGDLILIVADSPAVVSEALGRLRVHLARSLGLIGGESGFVWVTQFPLLERDEEEGRNVAVHHPFTAPMDEDIDLLETDPLAVRAKSYDLVLNGVELGGGSIRIHRRDIQERMFRALGMRPEEARDKFGFLLEAFEYGTPPHGGIAFGLDRFVMLLAGRDSIRDVIAFPKTQRAVCLMTGAPAPISDRQREELHL